The following proteins are encoded in a genomic region of Magnolia sinica isolate HGM2019 chromosome 1, MsV1, whole genome shotgun sequence:
- the LOC131248270 gene encoding uncharacterized protein LOC131248270 — MGIDRLRLRPVETPLHGFAGDRVISEGAISLPVTAGEGQSQVTLLVDFLVVNVPSVHNIILGRPSLNAMRAVVSNYHLMMKFPVEGGVGYVQGDQREARRCYSVAVRKGSVKQALTINALDPRDLAEDTSIEDLITVPLEEADPSKTVRLWSSLNSGQQAQMLAFLRDHKDVFAWSHEDMVGIPPEIMVHKLNVDPDHKPVKQKRRAFEPKRYAAIAEEVSKLLNVGFIEEVHYPDWIANMVLVKKGTGKWRVCVDYSDLNKACPKDNFPLPRID; from the coding sequence ATGGGCATAGACCGATTGCGTCTCCGACCCGTGGAGACTCCGCTACATGGGTTTGCCGGAGATAGGGTGATCTCTGAAGGTGCTATTTCCCTCCCAGTTACGGCGGGAGAAGGGCAGAGTCAGGTTACCCTGCTAGTGGACTTTCTGGTGGTTAATGTGCCATCAGTACACAACATCATCCTTGGACGACCATCCCTTAATGCGATGAGGGCAGTCGTGTCTAACTATCACTTGATGATGAAGTTCCCGGTCGAAGGAGGGGTTGGATATGTCCAAGGAGACCAGCGTGAGGCGCGTAGATGCTACTCAGTGGCGGTAAGGAAGGGCTCGGTAAAACAAGCACTCACGATAAATGCGCTTGACCCTAGAGATCTCGCGGAAGATACCTCCATTGAAGACCTAATAACTGTCCCGCTCGAGGAAGCCGATCCGAGCAAAACGGTTCGGCTCTGGTCATCGCTGAATTCCGGGCAACAAGCACAAATGTTGGCCTTCTTGAGGGACCACAAGGATGTTTTCGCGTGGTCGCATGAGGACATGGTAGGCATCCCTCCAGAGATCATGGTTCACAAGCTGAACGTGGACCCGGATCACAAACCAGTGAAGCAGAAGAGGAGGGCATTCGAGCCCAAAAGGTACGCAGCTATCGCCGAGGAAGTGTCGAAGCTCCTTAACGTGGGCTTCATTGAAGAAGTTCACTATCCAGACTGGATCGCAAATATGGTCCTCGTGAAGAAGGGTactgggaagtggcgggtctgcgTAGACTACTCGGACCTGAACAAAGCATGTCCCAAAGATAACTTTCCTCTGCCTCGGATCGACTAG